One stretch of Cyanobium sp. Tous-M-B4 DNA includes these proteins:
- a CDS encoding ATP-dependent RecD-like DNA helicase — protein MSSPTPLEQPRWLQTLAAALAEALPRLHGSSPDPLLAELITDLAAALAEGRLEINLPSAEHRLALEASPLGAEPDGPLVLEGDRLLWRRWQRQRQQVLQALIERAQLQLPDASPDASCSDGLDPDQQRAVTAVLQYGLVLLEGGPGTGKTSTVARMLAAVLAQQPGSRIQLAAPTGKAASRLRAALASSSLQLPCSTLHRLLESRGERFGRNRQHPLALDLLVVDEVSMVDLPLMQALLEALPPSCRLVLVGDAAQLPPVGPGPVLLELQAPERRQALGGVAIELRTTYRNNGAIAAVAAALREAEQPLEDLLTPLNSDDNLRWLPANPRQLPAELLQRLRQHQHQLQECCLAGDLDDPAVTASLLAGLDNFLVLTPLRRGRWGVEAIHQALLGEAAARSPQFWPVGTPVLCRHNLSELGLANGDVGLVVEREANRGRERRLLFANQGGSEPLWIHPAQLPEAEPALALTVHKAQGSEAEDVWVLMPDTGRPQRRLLYTALTRARQRACLITPLRGSAAAASLKL, from the coding sequence ATGAGCAGCCCCACACCCCTAGAGCAACCTCGCTGGCTCCAGACCCTGGCAGCGGCACTGGCTGAAGCCCTGCCGCGGCTGCATGGCAGCAGCCCCGATCCACTGCTGGCGGAACTGATCACTGACCTGGCTGCCGCCCTGGCGGAGGGTCGCCTGGAAATCAACCTGCCCAGCGCCGAACATCGCCTCGCCCTGGAGGCTTCACCCCTGGGCGCCGAGCCGGATGGTCCCCTGGTGCTGGAGGGCGACCGGCTGCTGTGGCGCCGCTGGCAGCGCCAGCGCCAGCAGGTGCTGCAGGCTCTGATCGAGCGGGCCCAGTTGCAGCTGCCAGATGCGAGCCCCGACGCAAGCTGCAGCGACGGGCTGGATCCTGACCAGCAGCGGGCCGTCACGGCGGTGCTGCAATACGGACTGGTGCTGCTTGAGGGCGGTCCGGGCACCGGCAAAACCAGCACCGTGGCTCGCATGTTGGCGGCGGTGCTCGCCCAGCAACCAGGCAGCCGCATTCAGCTAGCAGCCCCTACGGGCAAGGCGGCGAGTCGGCTGCGGGCAGCCCTAGCCAGCAGCAGCCTGCAACTTCCCTGCAGCACCCTGCACCGGCTACTGGAGAGCCGCGGCGAGCGCTTCGGCCGCAACCGCCAGCACCCCCTTGCCCTCGACCTGCTGGTGGTGGATGAGGTGTCGATGGTGGACCTCCCCCTGATGCAGGCCCTGCTGGAAGCCCTACCCCCCAGCTGCCGGCTGGTGCTGGTGGGGGACGCGGCCCAGTTGCCACCGGTAGGCCCTGGGCCAGTGCTGCTGGAGCTGCAGGCACCCGAACGCCGCCAGGCCCTGGGCGGAGTTGCCATCGAGCTGCGCACCACTTACCGCAACAACGGGGCCATCGCTGCGGTAGCAGCGGCCCTAAGGGAGGCTGAGCAGCCCCTCGAGGACCTGCTCACACCGCTGAACTCTGACGACAACCTGCGCTGGCTGCCCGCCAACCCACGCCAGCTGCCAGCAGAGCTGCTGCAGCGACTGCGGCAGCACCAGCACCAGCTGCAGGAGTGCTGCCTGGCAGGCGATCTGGACGATCCCGCCGTCACCGCCAGCCTGCTTGCGGGCCTGGACAACTTCCTAGTTCTGACACCGCTGCGGCGGGGCCGCTGGGGGGTGGAGGCAATCCACCAGGCCCTGCTGGGGGAGGCGGCGGCCCGCTCGCCCCAATTCTGGCCAGTGGGCACGCCCGTGCTGTGCCGCCACAACCTCAGCGAACTGGGGCTCGCCAATGGCGACGTGGGGCTGGTGGTGGAAAGGGAAGCCAATCGAGGGCGCGAACGCCGCCTGCTGTTTGCAAACCAGGGTGGTAGCGAGCCGCTCTGGATTCACCCGGCCCAGCTACCCGAAGCCGAACCAGCCTTGGCCCTCACGGTGCACAAGGCCCAGGGCAGTGAGGCCGAAGATGTGTGGGTGCTGATGCCCGACACCGGCAGACCCCAACGGCGCCTGCTCTACACAGCCCTAACCAGGGCCAGACAGCGGGCCTGCCTGATCACCCCCTTGCGCGGCTCGGCGGCGGCTGCCAGCCTGAAATTGTGA
- a CDS encoding exodeoxyribonuclease V subunit gamma, which produces MLTVFRGNRAEHLAELLAAQLLLTPPGPLETVQVVVNTWPTSRWLGEQLAAGLGGIAANIRYPFPGSQLRQMVNGVLGENGADQDPWRASQLVWPVLELLPQLVEQPEATSLKHWLGRYPQHGSKLELAQWQLGRSIADALDDLALYRPEMLAAWWCGEDGPPLPPEQEWQRLLVGRLRERLGVKPFGLQVLEAIAQLQIKAPPAGSLPDPLRLFGLSSLAPIQVQLLQALSVHTNVDLYLLTPCRDLWQRCTSRRQLLSEAIALQQPLDGDWLLQAPGLEARFGRLGGEFQQLLEGSGESLQGQWREKDLFVAPASSHRGQGPAPLLHQLQQQLADPAAQPLLQRAPADSSLEFHRCPGPLRQVQVVRDRILQLLAADPTLQPRDVLVMTPQVDGLAPLVAAVFGDQEATGVPLNWRLTDRSQQSEASLSRSLLELLRLAGERLTASALETLLESPALQGHFQLSGAEMAALHPLLQRGGFHWGLDAKERGGLGSGSLSWVIDRLLLGLVLPCDPGLAPAATAPLASGESIELLGRWLHLLTRLRHWLVELRRPRCCLAWNTCLRALLSDLFGDGDQVGGSGQDWELPLVLAAIDDWQQAAAGCDLELAAPVVAAVLDERLAADSGRFGHRSGALTISALEPMRAIPHRVIVLMGLDANAYPRQSKRPGFHLLEQQRRLGDPNPADQDRYVLLEALLSARDHLLVTWSSRDPRSGEELPPATPVRQWLEWLQGQLPCRGSELVITHPANPLDRANFQASGERPPGSCDERLLKARLLLDQPRQQSGSPQPPRPLAASEPPSAPPAQPSDAYGDLRDWLLAPQASWLAELGLRPLEWADGLDDLEPLSLDERRRALLLRQALESPSDPALDGPAGWLARHRGQGLLPPLAAGELEAGGLSQRWRSLHASLEALGPERRQLALWQNCQQELQWRGSSVLVLHTAKPRSRHRLELWLALLLAAAADQGPLDGVLVARGAKDFGVQLRLQAPQVESARAELLRLLELRQQWRQSCWPVPPETGWALLDKGEARAIETWEGGFQRRGERLDPEQALCFGSELSGAALLASGELAARAGELLGPLRERLI; this is translated from the coding sequence GTGCTCACAGTTTTCCGGGGCAACCGGGCCGAACATCTAGCCGAACTCCTGGCCGCCCAGTTGCTGCTCACACCTCCCGGGCCGCTCGAGACGGTGCAGGTGGTGGTGAATACCTGGCCCACCAGCCGCTGGCTTGGTGAACAGCTGGCCGCGGGACTCGGCGGCATCGCCGCCAACATCCGCTACCCATTTCCTGGCAGCCAGCTGCGCCAAATGGTTAATGGGGTGCTGGGCGAAAACGGCGCTGACCAGGATCCCTGGCGTGCCAGCCAGCTGGTGTGGCCCGTGCTGGAGCTGCTCCCCCAGCTTGTGGAGCAGCCAGAAGCTACCTCGCTTAAGCACTGGCTAGGCCGCTACCCCCAGCACGGCAGCAAACTCGAGCTGGCCCAATGGCAGCTGGGCCGCAGCATCGCCGATGCCCTAGACGACCTTGCCCTGTATCGCCCTGAGATGCTCGCCGCCTGGTGGTGTGGGGAGGACGGCCCACCCCTGCCGCCGGAGCAGGAGTGGCAGCGGCTGCTGGTGGGGCGGCTACGGGAGCGCCTGGGGGTGAAGCCCTTCGGCCTGCAGGTGCTGGAGGCCATAGCCCAGTTGCAGATCAAGGCGCCGCCGGCCGGCAGCCTGCCCGATCCCTTGCGCCTGTTTGGGCTCAGCAGCCTGGCGCCGATCCAGGTGCAGCTGCTGCAGGCCCTGAGCGTGCACACAAATGTGGACCTTTACCTGCTCACCCCCTGCCGCGACCTGTGGCAGCGCTGCACCAGCCGCCGCCAGCTGCTCAGCGAGGCGATCGCACTGCAGCAGCCCCTTGATGGGGACTGGTTACTGCAAGCCCCTGGCCTGGAGGCCCGCTTCGGCCGACTCGGCGGCGAGTTTCAGCAGTTGCTCGAAGGCAGCGGCGAGAGCCTCCAGGGCCAGTGGCGGGAAAAGGATTTGTTTGTGGCCCCAGCCAGCAGCCATCGGGGCCAGGGGCCAGCGCCCCTGCTGCATCAGCTGCAGCAACAACTGGCGGATCCGGCTGCCCAACCCCTGCTGCAGCGGGCACCGGCAGACAGCTCCCTGGAGTTCCACCGCTGTCCCGGCCCCCTGCGCCAGGTGCAGGTGGTGCGGGACCGCATCCTGCAGCTGCTGGCCGCCGATCCCACGCTCCAGCCCCGCGATGTGCTGGTGATGACGCCTCAGGTGGATGGCCTAGCGCCTTTGGTGGCGGCCGTATTTGGCGATCAGGAGGCCACTGGGGTGCCCCTCAATTGGCGCCTCACCGACCGCAGCCAGCAGAGCGAAGCCAGCCTCAGCCGCAGCTTGCTGGAGCTGCTGCGGCTGGCGGGGGAGCGGCTAACCGCCTCCGCCCTGGAAACCCTGCTGGAGAGTCCGGCGCTGCAGGGGCATTTCCAGCTCAGCGGTGCCGAGATGGCGGCCCTGCATCCCCTGCTGCAGCGGGGCGGCTTCCACTGGGGCCTCGATGCAAAGGAGCGCGGCGGCCTGGGCAGCGGCAGCCTCAGCTGGGTGATCGATCGGCTGCTGCTGGGTCTGGTGCTGCCCTGCGACCCCGGCCTGGCCCCGGCCGCCACCGCCCCCCTGGCCAGTGGCGAGAGCATCGAGCTGTTGGGCCGCTGGCTGCACCTGCTCACCCGGCTGCGCCACTGGCTGGTGGAGCTGCGGCGACCCCGCTGTTGCCTGGCCTGGAACACCTGCCTAAGGGCCTTGCTGAGCGACCTATTCGGCGACGGCGACCAGGTTGGCGGGAGTGGCCAGGACTGGGAGCTACCCCTGGTGCTAGCCGCCATTGACGACTGGCAGCAGGCCGCCGCTGGCTGTGACCTGGAGTTAGCCGCACCCGTGGTAGCTGCAGTGCTCGATGAGCGCCTGGCTGCCGATTCGGGCCGGTTTGGCCACCGCAGCGGCGCCCTCACCATCAGCGCCCTCGAGCCGATGCGGGCGATTCCCCATCGGGTGATCGTGCTGATGGGGCTAGATGCAAACGCCTATCCCCGTCAGAGCAAGCGGCCCGGCTTCCACCTGCTGGAGCAGCAGCGCCGCCTCGGCGATCCCAATCCGGCCGACCAGGACCGCTACGTGCTGCTGGAGGCCCTGCTCTCAGCCCGCGACCATCTGCTGGTGACCTGGAGCAGCCGCGACCCCCGCAGCGGCGAAGAGCTGCCACCGGCCACCCCGGTGCGCCAGTGGCTCGAGTGGCTGCAGGGACAGCTGCCTTGTCGCGGTAGCGAACTGGTGATAACTCACCCCGCCAACCCCCTCGACCGGGCCAATTTCCAAGCCAGCGGCGAGCGGCCGCCCGGCAGCTGCGACGAGCGCCTGCTGAAGGCCCGCCTGCTGCTCGATCAACCCCGCCAGCAGAGTGGCTCACCGCAACCGCCCCGGCCCCTGGCGGCCAGCGAACCCCCTAGCGCGCCCCCTGCCCAGCCCAGCGATGCCTACGGGGATCTGCGCGACTGGCTGCTTGCCCCCCAGGCCAGCTGGCTGGCTGAATTGGGGCTAAGGCCGCTGGAATGGGCCGACGGCCTCGACGACCTCGAGCCCCTCAGCCTCGATGAGCGCAGGCGGGCGCTGCTGTTGCGCCAGGCCCTCGAAAGCCCCAGCGACCCAGCCCTCGATGGGCCCGCCGGCTGGCTGGCTCGCCACCGCGGCCAGGGCTTGCTACCTCCTCTGGCGGCAGGCGAACTGGAGGCCGGCGGGCTCAGCCAGCGCTGGCGCAGCCTGCACGCCAGCCTCGAGGCCCTGGGCCCCGAGCGCCGCCAGCTAGCCCTCTGGCAAAACTGCCAGCAGGAGCTGCAGTGGCGGGGGAGCTCGGTGCTGGTGCTGCACACCGCCAAACCGCGCAGCCGCCACCGGCTGGAGCTGTGGCTGGCGCTGCTGCTGGCCGCCGCCGCCGACCAAGGGCCGCTGGATGGGGTGCTGGTGGCCCGGGGTGCCAAGGACTTCGGCGTGCAGTTGCGGCTGCAGGCGCCGCAGGTAGAGAGCGCCCGGGCCGAACTACTGCGGCTGCTGGAGTTGCGCCAGCAATGGCGCCAGAGCTGCTGGCCGGTGCCACCGGAAACCGGCTGGGCCCTGCTCGATAAGGGTGAAGCACGGGCCATCGAAACCTGGGAGGGCGGTTTTCAGAGACGCGGCGAGCGGCTTGATCCGGAGCAGGCCCTCTGCTTCGGATCTGAACTCAGCGGCGCCGCCCTGTTGGCCAGCGGTGAGCTAGCCGCCCGGGCTGGGGAGCTGCTTGGTCCCCTGCGGGAGCGGTTGATATGA
- a CDS encoding DEAD/DEAH box helicase: MTEHANGGNFVCSVDIDAPSQTTENNTPEINSAELISVENSTAEIKTEPTTASGFARFGFGPELLKALEAIGYQEPSPIQKAAIPELMLGRDLVGQAQTGTGKTAAFALPMLAALDPEQRKPQVLVLAPTRELALQVADAFNSYASHLPGVRTLAIYGGADFRDQIHQLKRGVQIVVGTPGRVMDHMRQGTLDLSSLRALVLDEADEMLRMGFIDDVEWVLEQLPEQRQVVLFSATMPAEIRRISQKYLNAPAEITIKQKAADASRIRQRFLMVHAPHKQAALERVLEAETSEGVIIFARTKAITLTVAESLEQHGYDVAVLNGDVPQAQRERTIERLKSGQVDVLVATDVAARGLDVDRISLVINYDIPFDSEAYVHRIGRTGRAGRSGDAILFLTPRERRFLGGMERAVGKPIEEMEVPSNATINQNRLDRMRTKLTNCLQMPASSEQERALLSEILQRVGQELGSSPEQLALAALELSLVGKPLLLQGEENFQQVRQNGPGRDGGRDGGRDGGRDFGRDRGRGREMGREVGRDVGRGAPRGERPVGPPEDHMERFRVELGWRDRIKPGNIVGAIANEAGLNGRAIGRIQIFDTHSTVDLPKGMPEDVFQGLRQLRVMNKPLQLSRFQG; this comes from the coding sequence GTGACCGAACACGCCAACGGCGGCAACTTTGTTTGCTCCGTCGACATTGACGCGCCCTCCCAAACAACTGAAAACAACACCCCCGAAATCAATTCAGCTGAGTTGATTTCAGTTGAAAACAGCACAGCTGAAATCAAGACAGAACCAACCACTGCCTCGGGCTTTGCCCGCTTTGGCTTTGGCCCAGAACTGCTGAAGGCCCTTGAAGCCATCGGCTATCAGGAGCCCTCACCAATTCAAAAGGCCGCCATCCCTGAGCTGATGCTCGGCCGCGACTTGGTGGGACAGGCCCAAACAGGCACCGGCAAAACCGCTGCCTTCGCCCTGCCAATGCTGGCGGCCCTAGATCCCGAGCAGCGCAAGCCCCAGGTGCTGGTGCTCGCCCCAACAAGGGAATTGGCCCTGCAGGTAGCCGACGCCTTTAACAGCTATGCCAGCCACCTACCTGGTGTGCGCACCCTGGCGATCTACGGCGGCGCTGATTTCCGCGACCAGATCCATCAGCTCAAGCGCGGCGTACAAATCGTGGTGGGCACCCCCGGCCGGGTGATGGACCACATGCGTCAAGGCACCCTCGATCTCTCCAGTCTTCGCGCTCTGGTGCTGGACGAGGCCGATGAAATGCTGCGCATGGGCTTCATCGACGACGTCGAATGGGTGCTCGAACAACTACCTGAGCAGCGTCAAGTGGTGCTGTTCTCTGCCACCATGCCGGCCGAAATCCGGCGCATTTCGCAGAAATATCTCAACGCTCCTGCTGAGATCACGATTAAGCAAAAGGCCGCAGATGCCAGCCGCATCCGTCAGCGTTTCTTGATGGTGCATGCGCCCCACAAGCAAGCAGCCCTGGAGCGGGTACTGGAGGCAGAGACCAGTGAGGGTGTGATCATTTTTGCCCGGACCAAGGCGATCACCCTCACCGTGGCCGAATCGCTTGAACAGCACGGTTACGACGTTGCCGTGCTCAACGGCGACGTGCCCCAAGCCCAGCGAGAGCGCACCATCGAGCGGCTTAAGAGCGGCCAGGTCGACGTACTGGTGGCCACCGATGTGGCTGCCCGCGGACTCGATGTAGATCGGATCAGCCTGGTGATCAACTACGACATCCCCTTCGATTCGGAGGCCTATGTCCACCGAATTGGCCGAACCGGTCGGGCTGGCCGCAGCGGCGACGCCATCCTGTTCCTAACCCCGAGGGAGCGCCGCTTCCTGGGCGGCATGGAGCGGGCCGTGGGCAAGCCGATCGAAGAGATGGAGGTGCCAAGCAACGCCACCATCAATCAAAACCGGCTCGACCGGATGCGCACCAAGCTCACCAACTGCCTGCAAATGCCAGCCAGCAGCGAGCAGGAACGGGCCCTACTCAGCGAAATCCTGCAACGGGTAGGCCAGGAGCTGGGCTCCAGCCCTGAGCAGTTAGCCCTGGCGGCCCTCGAGCTGAGCCTGGTGGGCAAGCCCCTGCTGTTGCAGGGCGAAGAGAACTTCCAACAAGTGCGTCAGAACGGTCCTGGCCGCGATGGAGGCCGCGATGGCGGTAGGGATGGCGGTCGCGACTTCGGCCGGGACCGGGGACGGGGCCGGGAAATGGGTCGGGAGGTTGGCCGTGATGTGGGCCGGGGAGCTCCCAGGGGCGAACGCCCCGTGGGTCCGCCAGAAGATCACATGGAGCGCTTCCGGGTGGAACTGGGCTGGCGCGACCGCATCAAGCCCGGCAACATCGTGGGTGCCATTGCCAATGAGGCTGGTCTGAACGGGCGAGCCATCGGCCGCATCCAGATCTTCGACACCCACAGCACCGTGGACCTACCCAAGGGCATGCCCGAGGACGTTTTTCAGGGTCTGCGCCAACTTCGGGTGATGAACAAACCCCTGCAACTTTCCAGGTTCCAGGGGTGA
- a CDS encoding UvrD-helicase domain-containing protein yields the protein MNLSAGSEQAWSPEQPLPLPQPFDANAFPLDPGLRLLEASAGTGKTFALAQLVLRYVAEAELGLRQLLVVTFTEAAAAELRDRIGQRLQRALAGLENPDLEPPDPTLATWLEQQRPRAEKLRARLLLALEELDAADITTIHGFCRRTLQRHALEAGLPPELQLETDKGTLVRQVAHDYWQQQVLPLPSHLLAGLQQQVGGPESLEGLLRQLDGDPALGLDSLPATLRADAPLAPQLEALWNEAWHNFQQLWASHGQALEAGFCAAASQWRGQGFKTTSPFVPKPTKDRCALVRGWIAAQPIGGDYGATAGSQGGGQGLLRDYFHPGAFLKVARSLEPGDGEGPGPSSLPVRPLQEAIAQVLDGPAEALLLHACHWGRAELGRRRRQSGRLGFAQLLEGLDPGEQASTPLLEAVGARYAVALIDEFQDTDPIQWRILARAFQPERHRLVMVGDPKQAIYRFRGGDLRTYLRARQAAASFGGISSLRDNYRSSEALVAGLNGLMGPGLRRSDLPVPEVQPQATDSKLLLPAGQHPLQLLWLGGSRLAGEKPPSRSALERQLPDQIACFSAELLNQGLMQQRGEQRQPLGPNDLCVLVGTHRQAEALRAALDRCGIASKLVSQGDVLESAGASALQRLLDALAEPGRTQRLRLLAASPLLGWSAEQIASASPEAWSNLAARLAQLALELPRRGLLGVLASLLEQKGLAQLSLGGRLLADLQQCGELVAVRLHADQLGPAAAADWLRRLRLDPDRDIPEAHQPHSDVVDEAVSVLTVHRSKGLEYPVVLCPYLWQAGAESRSGQSIGVRWHPGGPEGGQAEAVLDLHLNNNWGPGQSASQQQLGAELQERERLAYVAATRAKLLLVLAWGPALGQQGNPLHPWLFDQEQPPASDHDPYSGRSDAEWRERLEQAIARRQLPLTLVQPPANGQRSQLKPGPAAAGLALQRGPVPSHGFDSSWGRSSYTSWTQGSHSAAPAAVEEGRETDAIVTELEALASPGAWPQDSPLAPFPRGAQAGDCLHRILEQLDYCQPLAAQAELVGRELQRAGIAAQHGETVLIGLEQLRHTPLGGPCNDFSLAQLERGARLNEMNFDLPLGLVRSPDLARPFADHPEGWFGSAYAEQLAQLKVESRGFLTGSIDLVFRQGERWWVADWKSNWLGERDDQGQPLHCGPRHYGAAAMAELMAANHYPLQAHLYLVALHRYLRWRLPGYRPEQHLGGYVYVFLRGVPGPTTASAVPGMFVEQPPLARLLQLDQALGGTP from the coding sequence ATGAACCTGTCTGCCGGCAGCGAGCAGGCTTGGTCGCCTGAACAGCCCCTGCCACTCCCACAACCATTTGATGCCAATGCCTTTCCCCTGGATCCCGGGCTGCGGCTGCTGGAGGCCAGCGCCGGCACCGGCAAAACCTTCGCCCTGGCCCAGTTGGTGTTGCGCTACGTGGCCGAGGCCGAGCTAGGGCTGCGCCAGCTGCTGGTGGTGACTTTCACCGAGGCCGCCGCCGCCGAACTGCGCGATCGCATCGGCCAGCGCCTGCAGCGGGCCCTGGCAGGGCTGGAAAATCCAGATCTGGAGCCGCCCGATCCCACCCTGGCCACCTGGCTGGAGCAGCAAAGACCGCGGGCCGAAAAGTTGCGGGCCCGGCTGCTGCTGGCCCTAGAGGAACTGGATGCCGCCGACATCACCACCATCCACGGTTTCTGCCGCCGCACCCTGCAGCGCCACGCCCTGGAAGCGGGCCTGCCACCGGAGCTGCAGCTCGAAACCGACAAGGGCACCCTGGTGCGCCAGGTGGCACACGACTACTGGCAACAGCAGGTGCTGCCCCTGCCAAGCCACCTGCTGGCCGGGCTACAGCAACAGGTTGGCGGCCCCGAAAGCCTCGAGGGCCTGCTGCGCCAGCTAGACGGCGATCCAGCCCTAGGCCTGGATTCCCTGCCGGCAACCCTGCGGGCCGACGCCCCCTTGGCGCCCCAGCTCGAGGCCCTATGGAACGAGGCGTGGCACAACTTCCAGCAGCTCTGGGCCAGCCACGGCCAAGCACTGGAGGCCGGCTTTTGCGCCGCTGCCAGCCAATGGCGCGGCCAGGGCTTCAAAACCACCAGCCCCTTCGTTCCCAAACCCACCAAGGACCGCTGCGCTCTGGTGCGGGGCTGGATCGCTGCCCAGCCCATCGGCGGCGACTACGGCGCCACGGCAGGCAGCCAGGGCGGCGGCCAGGGCCTGCTGCGCGATTACTTCCACCCCGGCGCCTTTCTCAAAGTTGCCCGCAGCCTCGAACCTGGCGATGGGGAAGGCCCCGGCCCCTCCTCCCTGCCCGTACGCCCCCTGCAGGAGGCGATCGCCCAGGTTTTAGATGGACCAGCAGAAGCCCTGCTGCTGCATGCCTGCCACTGGGGCCGGGCTGAACTGGGCCGGCGGCGGCGCCAGAGCGGAAGGCTTGGTTTCGCCCAACTGCTGGAGGGTCTTGATCCGGGCGAGCAGGCCAGTACCCCCCTGCTAGAGGCGGTGGGAGCCCGCTATGCCGTTGCCCTGATCGATGAATTTCAGGACACCGATCCGATCCAGTGGCGCATCCTGGCGCGGGCCTTCCAGCCTGAGCGGCACCGACTGGTGATGGTGGGAGATCCCAAGCAGGCGATCTATCGCTTCCGCGGCGGCGACCTGCGCACTTACCTGCGGGCCCGTCAGGCCGCCGCCAGCTTTGGCGGCATCAGCAGCCTCCGCGACAACTACCGCTCCAGCGAGGCCCTGGTCGCCGGCCTCAACGGCCTGATGGGGCCGGGGCTGCGCCGCAGCGACCTGCCCGTACCGGAGGTGCAGCCCCAGGCGACCGACTCCAAACTGCTCCTACCGGCCGGCCAGCACCCCCTGCAGCTGCTCTGGCTCGGCGGCAGCCGGCTGGCTGGTGAGAAACCACCCAGCCGCAGCGCCCTGGAGCGGCAACTTCCCGACCAGATCGCCTGCTTCAGCGCCGAATTGCTCAACCAGGGGCTGATGCAACAGCGGGGCGAGCAGCGCCAACCCCTGGGCCCCAACGACCTATGCGTGCTGGTGGGCACCCACCGTCAGGCCGAAGCGCTGCGCGCCGCCCTCGATCGCTGCGGCATAGCCAGCAAGCTGGTGAGCCAGGGGGACGTGCTTGAAAGCGCCGGCGCCTCTGCATTGCAACGACTGCTCGATGCCCTGGCCGAACCAGGCCGGACCCAGCGTCTGCGGCTGCTGGCCGCCTCTCCCCTGCTGGGCTGGAGCGCGGAGCAAATCGCCTCCGCAAGCCCCGAAGCCTGGAGCAACCTGGCTGCACGCCTAGCCCAGCTGGCCCTTGAACTACCCCGCCGCGGCCTGCTTGGGGTGCTGGCGAGCCTGCTGGAGCAAAAGGGGCTGGCCCAGCTATCCCTCGGCGGCCGGCTGCTGGCGGACTTACAGCAGTGCGGTGAATTGGTAGCCGTGCGGCTCCATGCCGACCAACTGGGTCCCGCAGCGGCAGCCGACTGGCTGCGGCGTCTACGGCTCGATCCCGACCGGGACATCCCCGAAGCCCACCAGCCCCACAGCGACGTGGTGGATGAGGCCGTATCGGTGCTGACGGTTCACCGCAGCAAGGGTCTGGAATATCCAGTGGTGCTCTGTCCCTACCTTTGGCAAGCCGGCGCTGAGAGCCGCAGCGGCCAGTCCATCGGCGTGCGCTGGCACCCGGGCGGACCTGAAGGCGGGCAGGCCGAAGCCGTGCTCGACCTACACCTGAACAACAACTGGGGGCCAGGCCAGAGCGCCAGCCAGCAGCAGCTTGGGGCCGAGCTCCAGGAGCGGGAGCGACTTGCCTATGTCGCCGCCACCCGGGCCAAGCTGCTGCTGGTGCTGGCCTGGGGCCCGGCCTTGGGCCAGCAGGGCAATCCGCTGCACCCCTGGCTGTTCGACCAGGAGCAGCCCCCCGCCAGCGACCACGACCCCTACAGCGGCCGCAGTGATGCGGAGTGGCGCGAGCGGCTGGAGCAGGCAATCGCCCGCCGCCAGCTGCCCCTCACCCTGGTGCAGCCTCCCGCCAACGGCCAGCGCAGCCAGCTAAAACCAGGCCCGGCAGCCGCTGGCCTAGCCCTGCAGCGGGGCCCCGTACCCAGCCATGGCTTCGACAGCAGCTGGGGCCGCAGCAGCTACACCAGCTGGACCCAGGGCAGCCACAGCGCCGCCCCCGCAGCCGTGGAGGAGGGCCGCGAAACCGATGCCATCGTCACCGAACTCGAGGCATTGGCATCACCCGGCGCCTGGCCCCAGGACAGCCCTCTGGCCCCCTTCCCCCGGGGCGCCCAGGCCGGCGACTGTCTGCACCGCATCCTTGAGCAGCTCGACTACTGCCAACCCTTGGCAGCCCAGGCCGAGCTGGTGGGCCGCGAGCTGCAGCGGGCCGGTATCGCTGCCCAGCACGGCGAAACGGTGCTAATTGGGCTGGAGCAGCTGCGGCACACGCCCCTGGGTGGCCCCTGCAACGACTTCAGCTTGGCCCAGCTTGAGCGCGGTGCCCGCCTCAATGAGATGAACTTCGATCTGCCCCTCGGCCTGGTGCGCAGCCCAGACCTGGCGCGTCCATTTGCCGACCATCCCGAAGGCTGGTTTGGCAGCGCTTACGCCGAGCAGCTTGCCCAGCTGAAAGTGGAAAGCCGGGGCTTTCTCACCGGCTCGATCGACCTGGTATTTCGACAGGGCGAGCGCTGGTGGGTGGCCGACTGGAAGAGCAACTGGCTGGGCGAGCGCGACGACCAGGGGCAGCCGCTCCACTGCGGTCCACGCCACTACGGAGCAGCAGCCATGGCAGAGCTGATGGCCGCCAACCACTACCCCCTGCAGGCCCACCTGTACCTGGTAGCCCTACACCGCTACCTGCGCTGGCGCCTGCCCGGCTACCGACCCGAGCAGCACCTGGGCGGCTACGTCTACGTGTTCCTGCGCGGGGTGCCAGGACCCACCACAGCCAGCGCGGTGCCCGGCATGTTTGTGGAGCAGCCGCCCTTGGCCCGCCTGCTCCAACTGGACCAGGCCCTGGGGGGCACACCATGA
- a CDS encoding phosphomannose isomerase type II C-terminal cupin domain produces the protein MISPEPHSPAGRVLRPWGWFEELASGDQYLVKRLLIHRGQRLSLQRHHHRCEHWVVVAGDGELQVGEEAITATAGTSVFIPQGAIHRAQGGMADLEIVEVQRGGWLSEADIERLADDFGRN, from the coding sequence GTGATTAGCCCTGAGCCCCACAGTCCCGCCGGTCGGGTGTTACGTCCCTGGGGCTGGTTTGAAGAGCTGGCCAGCGGTGATCAATACCTGGTCAAACGGCTACTGATCCACCGCGGCCAGCGGCTGAGCCTGCAACGCCACCACCACCGTTGTGAGCATTGGGTGGTGGTGGCCGGCGACGGTGAACTACAGGTGGGGGAGGAAGCCATCACCGCAACGGCAGGGACCAGCGTCTTCATCCCCCAAGGGGCAATTCACCGGGCCCAAGGAGGTATGGCGGATCTGGAGATCGTGGAGGTGCAGCGTGGTGGCTGGCTGAGCGAAGCGGACATCGAGCGCCTGGCGGACGACTTCGGCCGCAACTGA